The following are from one region of the Cataglyphis hispanica isolate Lineage 1 chromosome 16, ULB_Chis1_1.0, whole genome shotgun sequence genome:
- the LOC126855613 gene encoding F-box only protein 21-like, whose product MTYLHDKVKSVIHKIQFNWNIKIYKVLLNFSNKYGENIEIEYKQITSTTEDKSNTVEKSLNVRTKYIKFAVGMIVTHSHDSDDCDGVIIGWDNTCDIEVVDKLEWSFFKPCYYNFIYAQARNDIDVDIDCEQPYYIILTENKKCYVRQDAIRPCQPKKIDNIEIGKYFSNFEGTHYVPNETLRKHYPEDIAAILSILAK is encoded by the exons ATGACATATTTGCATGATAAAGTTAAATctgttattcataaaatacaatttaattggaatatcaaaatatacaaagttttactgaatttttcaaataagtacggcgaaaatattgaaattgaatataaacaaattacaaGTACAACAGAG GATAAATCTAACACAGTGGAGAAATCATTAAATGTgaggacaaaatatattaaatttgccgTTGGAATGATAGTCACTCATTCGCATGATTCCGATGATTGTGATGGCGTAATAATTGGATGGGATAATACATGTGACATAGAGGTCGTAGACAAATTAGAGTGGAGTTTTTTCAAACCTTGTTACTATAATTTCATCTACGCACAAGCACGAAATGATATTGATGTCGATATTGATTGTGAACAGCCGTACTATATTATTCTCactgagaataaaaaatgttatgtgCGACAAG atgcaATACGGCCTTGTCAGCccaaaaaaatcgataacatAGAAATTGGAAAATACTTCTCCAATTTCGAAGGTACGCATTACGTACCGAATGAAACCTTAAGAAAACATTACCCAGAAGATATCGCTGCAATACTCAGTATACTTGCTAAATGA